The Carnobacterium mobile DSM 4848 genome includes a window with the following:
- a CDS encoding ribose-phosphate diphosphokinase yields MSEHYFDPKLKIFALNSNRPLAEKIAKEVGVELGKLSVDQFSDGEIRINIEESIRGDHVYIIQSTSSPVNDNLMEMLIMIDALKRASAKTVNLVIPYYGYARQDRKARSREPITAKLVANMITAAGADRILTLDLHASQIQGFFDMPVDHLLGASLLANYFLNCGLEKEDVVVVSPDHGGVTRARKLAEFLKAPIAIIDKRRPKANVAEVMNIIGSVEGKKCILIDDMIDTAGTITLAAKALEEAGATEVYACCTHPVLSGPAIDRIQNSAIKQLIVTDSIFLPEEKKIDKIVEISVSALMADAIKRIHENKSVSPLFERKFKENH; encoded by the coding sequence ATGTCAGAACATTATTTTGATCCAAAGTTAAAGATTTTTGCGTTAAACTCAAACAGACCCTTAGCAGAAAAAATTGCTAAAGAAGTAGGAGTAGAATTAGGAAAACTCTCAGTGGATCAGTTCAGCGATGGAGAAATTCGGATTAATATTGAAGAAAGTATTCGGGGGGACCATGTTTATATTATTCAGTCAACTTCTAGTCCAGTAAATGACAATTTGATGGAAATGTTGATTATGATCGATGCTTTAAAACGAGCAAGTGCTAAAACAGTGAACTTAGTCATTCCTTATTATGGCTACGCTAGACAAGACCGAAAAGCCCGTTCAAGAGAACCGATTACTGCTAAGTTAGTAGCGAATATGATAACAGCTGCAGGTGCAGACCGCATTCTGACATTAGATTTACATGCTTCACAAATACAAGGATTCTTTGATATGCCAGTAGATCATTTGTTGGGAGCATCTCTTTTAGCAAATTATTTCTTAAATTGCGGCCTTGAAAAAGAAGATGTTGTCGTTGTTTCACCAGATCATGGCGGAGTAACACGTGCCCGTAAGCTAGCTGAATTCTTAAAAGCACCGATTGCTATTATTGATAAACGCCGGCCAAAAGCAAATGTTGCAGAAGTGATGAATATCATTGGTTCAGTTGAAGGCAAAAAATGCATTTTAATTGATGACATGATCGATACTGCCGGAACCATTACGTTAGCTGCTAAAGCATTGGAAGAAGCGGGAGCTACGGAAGTCTATGCTTGCTGCACGCATCCTGTTTTATCTGGTCCAGCTATTGATCGTATTCAAAATTCAGCCATCAAACAATTGATAGTAACGGATTCTATCTTCCTTCCTGAAGAGAAAAAAATCGATAAAATCGTTGAAATTAGTGTTAGTGCTTTAATGGCAGATGCCATTAAACGGATTCATGAAAATAAATCTGTCAGTCCACTTTTTGAAAGAAAATTTAAAGAGAATCACTAA